From one Tsukamurella tyrosinosolvens genomic stretch:
- the metK gene encoding methionine adenosyltransferase — MVSGFASSAHRLFTSESVTEGHPDKICDAISDSILDALLAEDPTSRVAVETLVTTGQVHVAGEVTTSAYADIPHIVRDKVLEIGYDSSAKGFDGNSCGVNIAIGAQSPEIAQGVDRAYEHRVDGAQDEIDAQGAGDQGLMFGYACSDTPELMPLPISLAHRLSRRLTEVRKNGTLPYLRPDGKTQVTIEYAGEQPVRLDTVVISSQHAADIDIDGMLAPDLRTHVLNTVITDLNLPSLDTSEVRLLVNPTGKFVLGGPMGDAGLTGRKIIVDTYGGMARHGGGAFSGKDPSKVDRSAAYAMRWVAKNAVAAGLAERIEVQVAYAIGKAAPVGLFVETFGTEQLDPIKIQQAIAQVFDLRPRAIINDLDLLRPIYAPTAAYGHFGRTDIDLPWERTDRVDALRSAAGL; from the coding sequence GTGGTTTCCGGTTTCGCCAGTTCCGCCCACCGCCTGTTCACCAGCGAGTCGGTCACCGAGGGCCACCCGGACAAGATCTGTGACGCCATCTCGGACTCCATCCTCGACGCCCTCCTCGCCGAGGACCCGACGTCGCGCGTCGCGGTCGAGACCCTCGTCACCACCGGCCAGGTCCACGTCGCCGGCGAGGTCACCACCTCCGCCTACGCCGACATCCCGCACATCGTGCGCGACAAGGTTCTCGAGATCGGCTACGACAGCTCCGCCAAGGGCTTCGACGGCAACTCCTGCGGCGTGAACATCGCGATCGGCGCGCAGAGCCCCGAGATCGCGCAGGGCGTCGACCGGGCCTACGAGCACCGCGTCGACGGCGCGCAGGACGAGATCGACGCCCAGGGCGCCGGCGACCAGGGCCTGATGTTCGGCTACGCCTGCTCGGACACCCCCGAGCTGATGCCGCTGCCGATCTCGCTCGCGCACCGCCTCTCGCGCCGGCTCACCGAGGTCCGCAAGAACGGCACCCTGCCCTACCTGCGTCCGGACGGCAAGACCCAGGTCACCATCGAGTACGCGGGCGAGCAGCCCGTCCGCCTCGACACCGTGGTCATCTCCAGCCAGCACGCCGCCGACATCGACATCGACGGCATGCTCGCCCCCGACCTGCGCACCCACGTCCTCAACACGGTCATCACCGACCTCAACCTGCCCAGCCTCGACACCTCCGAGGTGCGGCTGCTGGTGAACCCGACCGGCAAGTTCGTGCTCGGCGGACCGATGGGTGACGCGGGCCTGACCGGCCGCAAGATCATCGTCGACACCTACGGCGGCATGGCCCGCCACGGCGGCGGCGCCTTCTCCGGCAAGGATCCGTCGAAGGTGGACCGCTCGGCCGCGTACGCGATGCGCTGGGTGGCGAAGAACGCCGTCGCCGCGGGCCTCGCGGAGCGGATCGAGGTGCAGGTCGCCTACGCCATCGGCAAGGCGGCGCCCGTCGGCCTGTTCGTCGAGACGTTCGGCACCGAGCAGCTCGACCCGATCAAGATCCAGCAGGCCATCGCGCAGGTCTTCGACCTGCGCCCGCGCGCCATCATCAACGACCTCGACCTCCTGCGGCCGATCTACGCGCCCACCGCGGCGTACGGCCACTTCGGTCGCACCGACATCGACCTGCCGTGGGAGCGCACCGACCGCGTGGACGCCCTGCGCTCCGCGGCCGGCCTCTGA